A stretch of the uncultured Desulfobacter sp. genome encodes the following:
- a CDS encoding Nif11-like leader peptide family natural product precursor: MSQENVLAFLDKGADDRKFRVKYDNCFSEEKFCAMAKEDGFEFSVEDLQAVLKMNGDSFDSYGNPPKKGIWV; encoded by the coding sequence ATGTCACAAGAAAACGTTCTGGCCTTCCTCGATAAGGGAGCGGATGACCGCAAATTCCGCGTAAAGTACGACAACTGTTTTTCAGAAGAAAAATTTTGCGCTATGGCAAAAGAAGATGGTTTTGAATTTAGCGTAGAAGATCTGCAGGCGGTATTAAAGATGAATGGAGACTCTTTCGATTCATATGGAAATCCGCCAAAGAAAGGTATTTGGGTATAG
- a CDS encoding FIST N-terminal domain-containing protein, translating into MNIASVSTTRVQAKSIKEVYLQLIKDLETDPDLLFIYCTIGYDISCVINVILECTPNIPIHGSTSCTGVMTQMGIASDNSEGLAMFAISDPLGSFGVGAAPIDEHPTTAAETAVNQALANADCPGEVPAMVWIASAPGCEEALLQGIANVLGDDVPVAGGSSADNKLDGSWKQFDHQSIYTNGVIITTLFPSSEVMFCFHSGYEPTAAKGIITKAGGYEATQKKGIATQASRRTLSEIDGHPAARIYNEWTDGTIKEQLNSGGKILSQTSLNPLGRIAGYIGDIPFFQLSHPDSVTPEGELTLFSDISTGEEVILMQGTVDSLIARAGRVATAAIETHLSSPKEVAGALIVYCAGCMLTVHDRLEEVVDSIRSALPDTPFLGTFTYGEQGCFLNGGNRHGNLMISVLLFSKA; encoded by the coding sequence ATGAACATAGCTTCAGTGTCCACCACCCGGGTACAAGCCAAGTCAATCAAAGAGGTATACCTTCAACTGATAAAGGATCTGGAGACGGATCCTGATTTGCTGTTTATTTACTGTACCATTGGCTATGACATTTCTTGTGTCATTAATGTTATACTTGAGTGCACCCCGAATATCCCCATCCACGGCAGTACATCATGTACCGGTGTTATGACCCAAATGGGGATTGCATCTGACAACAGTGAAGGCCTGGCCATGTTTGCAATTTCCGACCCCCTGGGCAGTTTTGGTGTCGGCGCGGCGCCCATTGATGAGCACCCCACCACAGCTGCCGAAACGGCAGTCAACCAGGCACTGGCGAATGCCGATTGCCCCGGAGAAGTTCCTGCAATGGTGTGGATCGCCTCAGCACCGGGGTGTGAAGAGGCATTACTCCAAGGCATAGCCAATGTCCTTGGCGATGATGTCCCGGTAGCTGGCGGCAGTTCAGCTGATAATAAATTAGACGGGTCATGGAAGCAGTTCGACCACCAATCCATTTATACAAACGGCGTTATTATCACTACGCTGTTCCCCTCTTCTGAAGTGATGTTTTGCTTCCACAGCGGCTATGAACCAACAGCGGCAAAAGGCATTATCACTAAAGCCGGGGGATATGAAGCGACACAAAAAAAAGGGATCGCCACCCAGGCAAGTCGACGAACGCTATCTGAAATTGATGGACACCCTGCAGCCCGTATATATAATGAATGGACAGATGGCACCATTAAAGAACAACTCAACTCTGGTGGCAAAATTCTTTCTCAAACCAGCTTAAATCCCCTTGGGCGGATTGCAGGATACATTGGCGACATTCCCTTTTTTCAACTCAGTCATCCAGATTCGGTTACGCCTGAAGGAGAGCTAACCCTTTTTTCAGATATTAGCACAGGCGAAGAAGTGATACTCATGCAAGGCACTGTGGATAGCCTTATCGCAAGGGCCGGCAGGGTAGCCACGGCAGCCATCGAAACCCATCTTTCTTCGCCCAAAGAGGTTGCAGGCGCGCTTATCGTGTATTGCGCCGGCTGTATGCTCACGGTCCATGATCGACTGGAAGAGGTGGTGGACAGCATTCGCAGCGCGCTGCCGGACACGCCATTTCTCGGGACATTTACATATGGGGAACAGGGTTGTTTTCTCAACGGCGGAAATCGTCACGGCAATCTTATGATTTCGGTTCTGCTTTTCAGCAAGGCATAG
- a CDS encoding sensor domain-containing diguanylate cyclase — protein sequence MVIKSEQLLETVMDLERSRQREHEIRMESEALLKGLRAMGGAHSQNELFQALVSSLRNVIDFEQAFILQADDQGKMTVLATTFAACKNSIWTKESMFKKILAGKPVAAFDISLVPEWQNQPESVTKTIRSALHIGLKGSALNAMLVITHSAARHFGPNQVKKALRFSPLATQALLTLELQKALRERDRFYQLSIDAMAIFTSQGDIIQHNQGWIAAFGENKQRYGNIFSLLHPEEAKPFHSSIAALNAQHKKCLVRTRLRIKSGGYNWFSCSIAVYSDQMIYYIVARDITDSVLFERKLVYQAGHDALTGLKNRAEFIESLEEVFIEHRKTPQNLFALFFLDLNKFKEINDTLGHDIGDELLKAFSNTLKESVRSEDVVSRLGGDEFTIILKHVNSIKDIETVAHRIRRKCATPYELKEHRIQVSSSIGIATSASGFKNGEDMLHAADLAMYTAKQDKAQPFCIHQDTIPP from the coding sequence ATGGTTATCAAATCTGAACAACTACTCGAAACGGTAATGGATCTGGAACGTTCCCGCCAAAGAGAACATGAAATCCGCATGGAATCTGAAGCCTTACTCAAAGGCCTTCGGGCCATGGGCGGGGCACATTCACAAAATGAGCTATTCCAAGCGCTTGTCAGTTCATTGCGCAATGTCATTGATTTTGAACAGGCTTTCATTCTTCAGGCAGATGATCAGGGAAAAATGACCGTATTGGCAACGACTTTCGCCGCATGCAAAAACAGCATCTGGACAAAAGAATCAATGTTTAAAAAAATTCTTGCAGGCAAACCGGTCGCCGCGTTTGATATCTCTTTGGTTCCTGAATGGCAGAATCAACCCGAGTCTGTTACAAAAACAATACGTTCAGCCCTGCACATAGGCTTGAAAGGTAGTGCACTAAACGCCATGTTAGTGATCACCCACTCCGCAGCCAGGCATTTTGGCCCCAATCAGGTAAAAAAAGCACTTCGTTTTTCTCCCCTGGCAACCCAGGCACTTTTAACTTTAGAATTGCAAAAAGCCCTGCGGGAACGTGACAGATTCTATCAACTTTCCATTGATGCCATGGCCATCTTCACTTCCCAAGGAGATATCATCCAGCACAATCAGGGCTGGATTGCCGCTTTTGGAGAGAACAAACAGAGATACGGCAACATATTCAGCCTGCTTCACCCCGAAGAAGCCAAACCGTTTCATTCATCAATTGCCGCTTTAAACGCCCAGCATAAAAAATGCCTGGTCAGGACACGGCTTCGTATTAAGTCCGGTGGTTACAACTGGTTTTCCTGCAGCATCGCAGTCTATTCCGATCAGATGATCTATTATATCGTTGCCCGTGATATCACTGACAGCGTTCTTTTTGAACGAAAACTCGTGTATCAGGCCGGACATGATGCACTAACCGGCCTTAAAAATCGGGCAGAGTTCATAGAAAGCCTTGAAGAAGTGTTCATAGAACACCGGAAAACCCCCCAGAACCTATTTGCTCTCTTCTTTCTTGATCTCAATAAATTTAAAGAAATTAATGATACGTTAGGTCATGATATCGGAGATGAACTACTTAAAGCCTTTTCGAATACGCTTAAAGAGTCGGTACGAAGTGAAGACGTTGTCTCACGACTTGGCGGCGATGAATTCACCATTATCCTAAAGCATGTGAATTCCATCAAGGACATAGAAACGGTGGCGCATAGGATCCGCCGGAAATGTGCCACACCATATGAGTTAAAGGAGCACCGCATCCAGGTGTCAAGCAGCATCGGTATTGCCACCAGTGCATCCGGTTTCAAAAATGGAGAAGATATGCTTCATGCAGCAGACTTAGCCATGTATACGGCAAAGCAAGACAAAGCCCAACCTTTTTGTATACACCAAGACACCATTCCCCCTTGA
- a CDS encoding FAD-dependent oxidoreductase translates to MKSDYIFIAGKRDEKRISSRVLEETIHQHVKRGNRKLEVQAFGQHGIGGRLWEASPDRMDIRIIGHSGQRTGSLGTPNTRIEIMGPASDDIGWLNAGAQIIVHGSASNGAMNGAAQGKVFVGGSIGARGMTMTKRNPRFEPPELWVLGSAGDYFGEFMAGGIAVICGLNAANPEQVLGYRPLVGMVGGKVFVRGEAKTYSDKDAKEVELDDQEWEWLLQGIKTFLKKIEKPKLLEELAVRKDWRLFEAKNPQEKADGPDRKSMSWFREQVWDMELGRGGLIGDLQETEKGTVPVITKGEYRRYIPVWEQGKYISPCQASCPTGIPVQQRWAMVRADNIDEAISMGLEYSPFPATVCGHLCPSPCMASCTRNLSYMTPINVRLLGQAAQNIKPPKPAKESKKKVAVIGGGPGGISAAWQLTMKGHTATVFEAGQTIGGKISAVIPESRIPADTLNAEIDRIKSYIKDIRLGEAIDAEKFAEIKKSHDYVVVAAGAKKPRSLPVKGADRALFANDFLEQAKADKIKPGKKIVIIGAGNVGCDVATEAHRLGAVDITLIDVQKPAAFGKEREDAEKCGAQFRWPLFTKEINAKGVLLEDGETLEANTVVISIGDVPDLSFLGEEIELDRGFVKVDDAGRSSDEKIFAIGDAVGPGLITDAIGAGRRTATVIDQLLNGQAPDMAGLTLAPMIDTQRVSLTYYNPRQDADNLEECGQDCASCGNCRDCGICVSVCPEGAISRQEKEAGFEYVVDESKCIGCGFCKGACPCGIWELIPNTPLM, encoded by the coding sequence ATGAAAAGCGACTATATTTTTATAGCAGGTAAAAGAGATGAAAAACGGATCTCTTCGCGAGTACTTGAAGAGACTATTCACCAGCACGTTAAACGGGGTAACAGAAAGCTTGAAGTCCAGGCCTTCGGTCAGCACGGTATTGGCGGACGACTGTGGGAAGCATCCCCTGACAGGATGGATATCCGTATCATTGGTCATTCCGGGCAGCGTACAGGCTCCCTGGGTACGCCCAATACAAGAATAGAGATTATGGGGCCGGCATCGGATGATATTGGCTGGCTCAATGCCGGTGCACAAATCATCGTGCATGGATCTGCCTCCAATGGGGCCATGAACGGTGCAGCTCAGGGTAAGGTTTTTGTGGGCGGTTCCATTGGCGCCCGGGGTATGACCATGACTAAACGAAATCCCCGATTTGAGCCCCCTGAATTGTGGGTTCTGGGCTCTGCAGGGGATTACTTTGGTGAGTTTATGGCAGGCGGGATTGCCGTTATTTGCGGCTTAAACGCTGCCAACCCGGAACAGGTTCTGGGGTACAGACCCCTGGTGGGCATGGTAGGCGGAAAGGTTTTTGTTCGTGGTGAGGCCAAAACTTATTCCGATAAAGATGCCAAGGAAGTGGAACTTGATGATCAGGAATGGGAATGGCTGCTCCAGGGTATTAAAACGTTTCTTAAGAAAATTGAAAAGCCGAAATTGCTTGAGGAACTGGCCGTGCGAAAAGATTGGCGGCTGTTTGAAGCCAAAAATCCCCAGGAAAAAGCCGACGGTCCGGATCGAAAATCGATGTCATGGTTCAGGGAACAGGTCTGGGATATGGAGCTTGGTCGCGGTGGCTTGATCGGGGATCTCCAGGAAACTGAAAAGGGCACAGTGCCTGTTATTACCAAGGGTGAGTACAGAAGATACATCCCGGTATGGGAGCAGGGTAAATATATTTCGCCCTGCCAGGCATCCTGCCCCACCGGAATCCCTGTGCAGCAGCGCTGGGCCATGGTTCGGGCCGATAATATTGACGAAGCCATCTCCATGGGCCTTGAGTATTCTCCCTTTCCGGCAACGGTGTGCGGTCACTTGTGCCCGAGTCCCTGTATGGCGTCTTGCACCCGTAACCTGTCCTATATGACACCCATTAATGTTCGCCTTCTTGGTCAGGCTGCCCAGAATATTAAACCGCCAAAACCGGCCAAAGAGTCCAAAAAGAAAGTCGCTGTCATCGGTGGCGGCCCGGGCGGTATTTCTGCAGCCTGGCAATTGACCATGAAAGGGCATACCGCTACGGTATTTGAAGCCGGACAGACTATTGGTGGAAAAATTTCCGCTGTTATTCCCGAGTCCCGAATTCCTGCCGACACCCTGAATGCCGAAATAGATCGGATAAAGTCTTATATAAAGGATATAAGACTGGGTGAGGCAATCGACGCTGAAAAATTTGCTGAAATAAAAAAGAGCCATGACTATGTTGTGGTGGCAGCGGGTGCAAAAAAACCCAGGTCTCTTCCGGTTAAGGGTGCTGATCGCGCTCTTTTTGCCAATGATTTTCTTGAGCAGGCCAAGGCCGACAAGATCAAGCCCGGCAAAAAAATCGTGATCATCGGAGCCGGTAATGTGGGCTGTGATGTGGCCACTGAAGCTCACCGGTTGGGTGCTGTGGATATTACCCTGATCGATGTCCAGAAACCGGCTGCATTCGGCAAGGAAAGAGAAGATGCTGAAAAATGCGGTGCCCAGTTCCGCTGGCCGTTGTTCACCAAAGAGATTAACGCCAAAGGCGTTCTGCTTGAAGATGGTGAAACCCTTGAGGCCAATACGGTTGTGATCTCCATTGGAGATGTCCCTGATCTCTCATTCCTTGGTGAGGAAATTGAGCTTGACAGAGGGTTTGTTAAGGTTGACGATGCCGGCCGGTCCTCGGACGAAAAGATTTTTGCCATCGGGGATGCCGTGGGACCAGGACTGATCACTGATGCCATCGGGGCCGGCAGAAGAACCGCCACTGTCATTGATCAGCTTCTTAATGGCCAGGCGCCTGATATGGCGGGGCTCACCCTTGCTCCCATGATTGATACCCAGCGGGTCAGTCTGACCTATTACAATCCCAGGCAGGATGCTGACAATCTGGAAGAGTGCGGTCAGGATTGCGCCTCTTGCGGCAATTGCAGGGATTGTGGCATTTGTGTGTCGGTATGCCCTGAAGGTGCCATCAGTCGCCAGGAAAAGGAAGCCGGCTTTGAATATGTGGTGGACGAATCCAAATGCATTGGATGCGGATTTTGCAAAGGAGCTTGTCCCTGCGGTATATGGGAACTGATACCCAATACGCCTTTGATGTAA
- a CDS encoding glutamate synthase-related protein: protein MSSNRSLEPSSLSLNDLPWQIEYNNDRCTLCGQCTAVCPVKAISLHPFQKRIIKTSVGKNTEHSNDYDTFYGIRQDTRVENACIGCAMCTLVCPNDAIRPKKNPGLDRLNFHINQHGIPRRRGGRRNASGSVLDRIKFTRISMLTDPALDAGRHEFEMRTLLGRVLPPRENMKQLREKGWIPPVREIYPLIIGGMSFGALSPTMWEGLQMGVAYLNEEMGMPVRICTGEGGCPPRLLRSRFLKYVILQIASGYFGWDEIIHAIPHMKEDPCAIEIKYGQGAKPGDGGLLMWHKVNKLIAAIRGVPQGVSLPSPPTHQTQYSIEESVAKMILSMSMAWGFRVPVYPKISASSTSLAVMNNLTRNEYAAGLAIDGEDGGTGAAYAVSMDHMGHPIASCVRDNYLNLTSIGKQNEVPIFAGGGIGKNGNIAANAAALIMLGASGVQIGKYVMQAAAGCVGTEEDRCNVCNLGICPKGITSQDPRLYRRLDPEDVAQRLVDIYVSFDTQLKKIVAPLGRSTSLPIGMSDALGIDDKNIADRLSIKYVV from the coding sequence ATGTCGTCAAACAGAAGCCTTGAACCTTCCTCTTTAAGTCTGAATGATCTGCCCTGGCAGATCGAATATAATAATGACCGATGCACCCTGTGCGGTCAGTGTACGGCGGTGTGTCCGGTCAAGGCCATCTCCCTGCATCCGTTCCAGAAACGGATCATAAAAACGTCTGTGGGTAAAAATACCGAGCACAGTAACGATTATGATACTTTTTATGGTATTCGTCAGGATACCCGGGTTGAAAATGCCTGCATCGGCTGCGCCATGTGCACCCTGGTCTGTCCTAATGATGCCATCCGGCCCAAGAAAAATCCGGGTCTGGACAGACTGAATTTTCATATCAACCAGCATGGTATTCCACGGCGCAGAGGCGGTCGGCGGAACGCTTCGGGATCAGTGCTCGACAGAATCAAGTTCACCCGAATTTCCATGCTTACGGATCCGGCTCTGGATGCCGGGCGCCATGAATTTGAGATGCGCACCCTGCTCGGCCGTGTGCTTCCTCCCAGGGAAAACATGAAGCAACTTCGGGAAAAGGGCTGGATCCCACCGGTCCGGGAAATTTATCCTTTGATTATCGGCGGCATGTCCTTTGGGGCTCTCTCTCCAACCATGTGGGAAGGCTTGCAGATGGGGGTGGCCTACCTGAATGAAGAGATGGGTATGCCCGTTCGTATCTGTACCGGTGAAGGCGGGTGCCCGCCACGGTTGCTGCGCTCCCGGTTCCTTAAATATGTCATCCTGCAGATTGCTTCGGGGTATTTCGGATGGGATGAGATTATTCACGCCATTCCACACATGAAAGAAGACCCCTGCGCCATTGAGATCAAATACGGTCAGGGCGCAAAACCCGGTGACGGCGGGCTTTTGATGTGGCACAAAGTGAATAAGCTTATTGCAGCTATTCGTGGTGTTCCCCAGGGCGTCAGCCTGCCCAGTCCCCCGACCCATCAGACCCAGTACTCCATTGAAGAGTCCGTGGCCAAGATGATTCTCTCAATGTCCATGGCATGGGGGTTCAGGGTGCCGGTGTATCCTAAAATTTCCGCTTCATCTACATCCCTTGCGGTGATGAACAACCTGACGCGTAATGAGTATGCGGCAGGGCTTGCCATTGATGGTGAAGATGGCGGGACGGGGGCGGCATATGCCGTTTCCATGGACCACATGGGGCATCCAATCGCCAGTTGTGTCCGGGACAACTACCTGAATTTGACATCCATCGGTAAACAGAATGAAGTGCCTATTTTTGCCGGAGGCGGTATTGGTAAAAACGGCAACATTGCCGCAAATGCAGCCGCGCTTATCATGTTGGGCGCATCCGGGGTTCAGATCGGAAAGTATGTGATGCAGGCAGCCGCCGGCTGTGTGGGTACCGAAGAAGACCGGTGCAACGTATGCAACCTGGGCATCTGTCCCAAAGGCATTACGTCTCAGGATCCCAGACTCTATCGTCGTCTTGACCCGGAAGATGTGGCCCAGCGCCTGGTGGATATTTATGTTTCCTTTGACACACAGCTTAAGAAAATTGTAGCGCCTTTGGGACGTTCCACCTCCCTTCCCATCGGTATGTCCGATGCGCTGGGAATTGATGATAAAAACATTGCTGACCGTCTCAGTATCAAGTACGTGGTGTAA